In Onychostoma macrolepis isolate SWU-2019 chromosome 04, ASM1243209v1, whole genome shotgun sequence, one DNA window encodes the following:
- the il22 gene encoding interleukin-22 codes for MKFLTLLAVMSCCCFLSGQAMHLARPRPKPLDSSVTWNDLFTMTKHAQMEDTDHETRLLPVFSEVMLKDENSCCVNVMILNYYLKHILHADEHVDKKYPHIRFVRSDLQRIAQVLKPHCESVDFADHVHVKEFEKNYKTASEQEHEKTRNKAVGETIILFHYLFESCSARI; via the exons ATGAAGTTCCTAACTCTGCTTGCTGTGATGTCCTGCTGCTGTTTTCTGAGCGGCCAGGCGATGCATCTCGCTCGCCCGCGCCCCAAGCCTTTAGACAGCTCCGTCACCTGGAACGACCTCTTCACGATGACTAAACAT GCACAGATGGAAGATACAGACCACGAAACCAGACTGCTTCCAGTGTTCTCCGAGGTTATGCTAAAA GATGAGAATTCTTGTTGTGTCAACGTCATGATCCTGAATTACTATCTAAAGCACATCTTGCATGCAGATGAGCATGTTGATAAAAAATACCCACACATTCGTTTTGTGAGGTCTGACCTGCAGAGGATCGCACAAGTTTTGAAGCCACACTGT GAAAGCGTCGACTTCGCAGACCATGTGCATGTTAAGGAATTCGAGAAGAACTATAAAACTGCCAGTGAACAGGAACATGAG AAAACTCGTAACAAAGCAGTTGGAGAGACGATTATTCTCTTCCACTACCTCTTTGAATCATGCAGTGCAAGAATATGA
- the il26 gene encoding interleukin-26, giving the protein MRIVTLLALCAVLCCSQGHKQEECLNQQILPPMIKDMMETSELIQKYLPRDNAPYHRILEKLAQKRCSRKLNVADFKRILEIYDEHVFQKLWKNNTHQLPKMFMASFARLKDRVEICETKGKKTLSRCARVNLKTIEDKLKMLQPNGLFKAQREFSSVLVWISNAMDKSRTHEIH; this is encoded by the exons ATGCGGATTGTAACCTTGCTCGCCCTCTGTGCTGTCCTGTGCTGCTCTCAAGGCCACAAGCAGGAAGAGTGCTTGAACCAGCAGATCCTTCCACCTATGATCAAAGACATGATGGAGACTTCAGAACTCATCCAGAAATATCTACCT AGGGACAATGCACCCTACCACCGAATATTAGAAAAACTTGCTCAAAAAAGGTGCTCAAGG AAACTGAATGTTGCTGACTTCAAACGCATCCTGGAAATCTATGATGAACATGTATTCCAAAAGTTGTGGAAGAACAACACTCATCAGCTGCCAAAAATGTTTATGGCTTCTTTCGCAAGGCTGAAGGACAGGGTGGAGATCTGT GAGACTAAAGGCAAAAAAACTCTTTCACGTTGCGCAAGAGTGAATCTTAAAACAATCGAAGACAAACTTAAGATG CTGCAGCCAAATGGTCTCTTCAAAGCACAGAGAGAGTTTAGCAGTGTTTTGGTCTGGATCAGTAATGCCATGGATAAGAGCAGAACACATGAGATCCACTAG
- the LOC131538528 gene encoding interferon gamma-related-like, which produces MYSLLNMVHLICALLLIASLQGTVGARLPQSQNDKEQMPKNIEEKIKPLQKYYHTTDTEWFGKSVLLSHLHQLNSKACTCQSLLLDRMLNVTETIFQDMRGKAENEETKTSLTDVMTEVKMLRHKYREEQKVWRELQDIHSIEVKNGTIQKGALNSFLMLYDLAEKNQERQSPGQESF; this is translated from the exons ATGTATTCTCTGCTTAACATGGTGCACTTGATATGTGCACTTCTCTTAATAGCGTCTCTTCAAGGAACTGTCGGAGCCAGACTTCCACAGTCCCAAAATGACAAAGAGCAAATGCCGAAGAACATAGAAGAAAAAATCAAACCTCTGCAAAAGTATTAT CATACAACTGACAcagaatggtttggaaaatctGTTTTGCTTTCTCATCTGCACCAGCTGAAT tccAAGGCCTGCACTTGTCAGTCTCTGCTGCTTGATAGAATGTTGAACGTCACTGAAACAATTTTTCAAGACATGAGAGGGAAAGCTGAGAATGAAGAAACGAAAACCAGCCTAACAGATGTAATGACTGAGGTGAAAATGCTGAGACACAAGTACAGAGAAGAACAGAAAGTATGGAGGGAGCTTCAGGACATTCACTCAATCGAG GTGAAAAATGGCACAATCCAGAAAGGAGCACTAAATTCCTTTCTCATGCTGTATGATCTGGCTGAGAAAAACCAAGAGAGACAATCACCAGGACAagaatcattttaa